In Microbacterium sp. AB, a single genomic region encodes these proteins:
- a CDS encoding N-acetylmuramic acid 6-phosphate etherase, translating into MTTPASASALPATERRNPASERLDELDTLDLLQTLNDADAEVSVAVRAALPALAELVDVAVRALERGGRVHYFGAGTSGRLAVLDAAELIPTFNLPPDVFVAHLAGGDDAMHRAIEGSEDSARDGAAEAAQIGDDDVVVGIAASGTTPYVRGALDAARARGAATGLITSNPDIDRRLVDIAVVADTGPEVLTGSTRLKAGTAAKMTLNAFSTAVMVRRGYTWSNLMVSVVATNRKLRERSVRILAEAAGLEPGAAQERLRAAEGDLKAALVSELGGVPLHIARQALADASGIVRRALDSLIPTERSASPN; encoded by the coding sequence ATGACGACCCCCGCTTCCGCTTCGGCGCTTCCCGCGACGGAGCGCCGCAACCCCGCGTCCGAACGACTCGACGAGCTCGACACGCTCGACCTGTTGCAGACGCTCAACGACGCCGACGCCGAGGTCTCCGTCGCCGTGCGGGCAGCGCTGCCGGCGCTCGCCGAACTCGTCGACGTCGCCGTCCGGGCTCTCGAACGTGGTGGCAGGGTCCACTACTTCGGCGCGGGAACCTCCGGCCGGCTCGCGGTGCTCGATGCGGCAGAGCTCATCCCCACCTTCAACCTGCCGCCGGACGTCTTCGTCGCCCATCTCGCCGGAGGGGACGACGCAATGCACCGCGCGATCGAGGGCAGCGAGGACTCCGCACGCGACGGAGCGGCCGAAGCGGCGCAGATCGGCGATGACGATGTGGTCGTCGGCATCGCCGCGTCGGGGACGACGCCCTATGTGCGAGGCGCGCTCGACGCGGCACGAGCACGCGGTGCGGCGACGGGGCTCATCACGAGCAACCCCGACATCGATCGGAGGCTGGTCGACATCGCCGTCGTCGCCGACACTGGACCGGAGGTCCTCACCGGCTCGACACGGCTGAAGGCAGGGACCGCCGCGAAGATGACCCTCAACGCCTTCTCCACCGCCGTGATGGTCCGCCGCGGATACACCTGGTCGAACCTCATGGTGTCGGTCGTCGCGACGAACAGGAAGCTTCGCGAACGTTCCGTGCGCATCCTCGCGGAAGCGGCAGGCCTGGAGCCCGGTGCCGCGCAGGAACGGCTGCGCGCGGCGGAGGGCGATCTCAAGGCCGCCCTCGTGAGCGAGCTCGGCGGCGTTCCTCTCCACATCGCACGGCAAGCCCTGGCCGATGCGTCCGGGATCGTCCGGCGCGCACTCGATTCCCTCATCCCCACCGAACGCAGCGCTTCACCTAACTGA
- a CDS encoding MurR/RpiR family transcriptional regulator yields MSTSATTAIHQRLSGLTPTEQRIARHVLDDPGRVVEASITQLAAESGTSPASVARFSQSLGFAGYPEFRLALATELDRNESDRERFQVAEGDVDRHDDAHTTVRKIAFAEASAIERTARQLDIDELERGVTAIRKARRIDIYGAASSGLAALDLEQKLHRAGLVAQARTDLHLALTGAALLDSRDVAVAISHSGRTLEIVQAAEVAAASGATTIAVTNNPRSPLARVCTLTLVTAVADSTFRSGAMASRIAQLAVLDFLFVRIAQADYDTISDNLKRTYDAVTSHRID; encoded by the coding sequence GTGTCCACCAGCGCGACCACCGCCATCCACCAGCGTCTCTCGGGGCTGACCCCCACGGAGCAGCGCATCGCGCGCCACGTGCTCGACGACCCCGGTCGGGTCGTCGAAGCATCGATCACCCAGCTGGCAGCGGAGAGCGGAACATCGCCCGCGAGCGTGGCGCGCTTCTCCCAGAGCCTGGGATTCGCCGGCTATCCCGAGTTCCGTCTCGCACTCGCCACCGAGCTCGATCGCAACGAGTCCGACCGGGAGCGCTTCCAGGTCGCCGAGGGCGACGTCGACCGGCACGACGACGCGCACACCACGGTCCGGAAGATCGCCTTCGCCGAAGCCTCCGCCATCGAGCGGACCGCACGTCAGCTCGACATCGACGAGCTCGAACGGGGCGTCACGGCGATCCGCAAAGCGCGGCGCATCGACATCTACGGCGCCGCGTCGAGCGGGCTCGCCGCGCTCGACCTCGAGCAGAAGCTGCACCGCGCGGGGCTCGTGGCACAGGCGCGCACCGACCTCCATCTCGCCCTCACCGGCGCAGCACTCCTCGACTCTCGAGACGTCGCGGTCGCGATCTCGCACTCCGGGCGCACGCTCGAGATCGTCCAGGCGGCCGAAGTCGCCGCGGCGTCGGGCGCGACGACCATCGCCGTCACGAACAACCCGCGCTCCCCCCTCGCTCGCGTCTGCACGCTCACGCTCGTCACGGCAGTGGCCGACTCCACGTTCCGATCTGGCGCGATGGCCAGCCGCATCGCCCAGCTCGCCGTCCTCGATTTCCTGTTCGTGCGCATCGCGCAGGCCGACTACGACACGATCTCCGACAACCTGAAGCGGACGTACGATGCCGTCACCTCGCACAGGATCGACTGA
- a CDS encoding exo-beta-N-acetylmuramidase NamZ family protein: MRLGVDRLLDDTHAGARWRGKRLGMVTNDLALTSDLTRGREALVEAGWRFDVLFGPEHGLSGRAREGEHVGDIADAATGVPVRSLYGEHVRPAAEDVAPLDALLIDLPDVGSRFYTYIWTMSHVLEACADAGTPVVVLDRPNPIGGDVGRAEGPVLDESIASLVGRWPLPIRHGLTIGELARHWVRTRAIDLELDVVELQGWSRHETAIGRSDLTWMPPSPNIPTAATALLYPGTCLVEGVNVAEGRSTAVPFRVLAAPFIDGERYAARVNEERLPGVRAVPYGFTPLVRDHAGVPCEGVILHVTDAEVLRPVRTGVRLLSLLAEMHPGLLEERPGVPVPGESDASPLEKLFGVRGAFAQIVSGEWDDPARLAVPDWLDAAEPDLLYR, translated from the coding sequence ATGAGGCTCGGCGTCGACCGGCTCCTCGACGACACGCACGCCGGTGCACGGTGGCGCGGGAAGCGACTGGGGATGGTCACGAACGACCTCGCGCTCACGTCGGATCTCACGCGCGGCCGAGAGGCGCTGGTCGAGGCGGGATGGCGGTTCGACGTGCTCTTCGGCCCGGAGCACGGACTCAGCGGAAGGGCACGCGAAGGAGAGCACGTCGGTGACATCGCCGACGCCGCGACAGGTGTTCCCGTCCGAAGCCTCTACGGTGAGCACGTGCGCCCGGCGGCGGAGGACGTGGCACCGCTCGACGCCCTGCTCATCGACCTGCCCGACGTGGGCAGCCGGTTCTACACGTACATCTGGACGATGAGCCATGTCCTCGAGGCGTGCGCAGACGCCGGCACGCCCGTGGTCGTGCTCGACCGCCCGAATCCCATCGGCGGCGACGTCGGGCGTGCGGAGGGCCCCGTGCTCGACGAGTCGATCGCCTCGCTCGTCGGTCGCTGGCCCCTGCCCATCCGGCACGGCCTCACGATCGGCGAACTAGCCAGGCACTGGGTGCGGACCCGTGCGATCGATCTCGAGCTGGACGTCGTCGAGCTCCAGGGCTGGTCGCGTCACGAGACCGCGATCGGCCGCAGCGACCTGACATGGATGCCGCCGTCGCCGAACATCCCGACCGCGGCGACGGCGCTGCTCTATCCCGGCACGTGTCTGGTGGAGGGCGTCAACGTCGCCGAGGGTCGCAGCACGGCGGTGCCGTTCCGGGTGCTCGCCGCGCCGTTCATCGACGGAGAGCGGTATGCGGCACGTGTGAACGAGGAGCGGCTGCCCGGAGTCCGCGCCGTGCCCTACGGCTTCACTCCGCTCGTCCGGGATCACGCGGGCGTCCCGTGTGAAGGCGTGATCCTTCACGTGACGGACGCGGAGGTGCTGAGACCCGTCCGCACCGGCGTGCGACTGCTCTCGCTCCTCGCCGAGATGCATCCGGGCCTTCTCGAGGAACGACCGGGAGTGCCGGTCCCCGGCGAGTCGGACGCCTCCCCGCTCGAGAAGCTGTTCGGAGTCCGAGGCGCGTTCGCGCAGATCGTCTCGGGCGAATGGGACGACCCCGCCCGGCTTGCCGTGCCCGACTGGCTCGACGCCGCGGAGCCCGACCTGCTCTACCGGTGA